aaattaattttactttatttttatttggtttaatttggaatgatgtaatgaaaattttaatgttagacaaataaatgagttatttttcatatccaattagtttgatttttaaggagctaattaagtaaattatttgaggaataaattatattttggttattcaattttttccaaatgaatatatttaattaaattatatattggagaattatggaagagtttgtaaaggatgtttttataaaagaaatttcttggggaaattggttatttaatttaattatgtgttaggactaaattggaaatttattttagaataaggattaaaagtataatttcattaatatgaagttttaatggaaatttatatgttttgtgtttttgtaaataaatatgtcggccaggggtatatatgtaattgtgtattttcaataattctattttggcccaaattaaatagttaggggcttaattgaaaggataaagagaAGTTTGGGgattaattggaaattttgcaGGGtaaaattgttgtaattaaaaaagttgagggaccaaatagTAAGagagaaaagttcaggggcctAATGTTGATATGgagaacaaagaaaagaaaggagatcggggagagagaacgCGTGGAGGAGAAGAGGAAAGGAGGGCTACGGGCAGGCGGCTGGCGTCGGTGGTGGCAGCGGCGGGTGCGTGAAGGGCAATGACTTTCAGAGGTCGTTCCAGCCGTTTCCGGCAGTGTTGGCAGCCGAATCGGgtggcgatcgactcctctcAGCGAGGGCTCTCTTTTGGCATCAGcgggagacggaagatccggcgAAGTGAAAATAGAGGGAGCAACCGGTGTTTTTCAGCTTTTCtggcgagctccggcgagctatggacgatcggagAATATATTCCGACTCtactcagctcaagcttcgcaattgCACCGGTTTcatggcgatcgggcttcgtttgtaAATCGACGGCCGAAATCATTcttaaatctctccggatgatcgggggtcggatcaAAAAATTGGAAGCGgagatcgtcatcagcgcgtcgtttcgagtctgatggtgtgttcggattgtcgatcggactccggcggctggaggcgagtcgaccgagcgatcaagcatctcggtaattttctctggccagttaattttgaaattcttggtttaattgtgtgtctattgAACTGTGTTGtgtattagaaaattttgtgtgttaaaatatttgttgtcGGACTGCCTCCCTTGATTGTGTTTTGTGATGTgtgcggagtcgggaaattaGTGAAGTAtcggggacccgactcccattaaaatgaattattggTTATTCAAAGTGTTTTCTGACAAGTCCTGAACCCGTTTTACGGagggtaaatgtccgtgttATAGGGGatgttctgccgaattttcggtagaatttacccgagtcatGATTCTTAGACaatcagtcctaggaatctagacctaagGTCAATTGTAAATTGTTCAgcgttattgataaattatttttccgtgattagataatccgtctgttcggctcgctccaaccgaggcaacGAAGTAAAGCAAGGAGGTCAtcaaatctgtgagttaaagtcatatatggATTATGCACgtgtgtcatgcataaattttttatttgctatcgtggttatttatttgcaagttcaaattattcatttaattattattcatttgtaTCATGCttttgattactattcatttatatatcattgattttattattgcatgatAACACGGGACgggacgacagtagaacataagAGTTTGATGAGTGTTCCGGTATAAATccgagagtgatggaaaagggtaaataggtaaatttaaaaagaaaggattAGGACTTGCcttgatcgagcttgctctctgggcttagtagagtgtgtttgccggaggtaaggtccctgatcgagcttgctctttgggcgccggcttagttggaaatcaagtgttcaggctggaggtaaggtccctgatcaaGCTTGCTCTGTGGGCgtcagacctgttggattaagagagccgaaaaaCTAAGacaagtgaccagactggaggtaaggtccctgatcgagcttcgctctctaggcgtcggtcctattggaatgagattagtcgggatgttagagttgagattaGCCAAGATGTCAGTATGGAGAGTGATTGAGATGTttgtgttgggattagggttctactgtaGTACTCTGTCCCGTAGcgtgtgaaaattattttatttaacttaagtatggcatgacacgtattttttctttttacatgacttatgtttatttcaaattatataaatgtatGATCGAAGTATATGcaaatgtttttctttttggataaatatgattttaactcactctcgagactgacagtctcaatttttcTGTTTTCCAGATCcatgactgttagtcttcctgtgactcttatctagtaacccgactccttcatcatcaggtggtgtatttgatttggtatgttaatttgtaaaatcttagattcttcGCAAttgtaatagtagatgtatcagttgtaaattttctgagtttcaggtctcgccaaattcttctggcagaccgaattaattgtgtaaaatttaatggttccgataaattgtggcattaataacattaattgagatgagatttgtttaagtcagtgagtgtcaggcttactacgagatttggtggccttacgcctacccattccttagtgtcggtcacgggcccacagacgGGGTCGTGACACTTATATTAGCAAGGCCCTCAGTAAGAAGAATCAAGATTTATCAGTTTACGAGAAGGAACAGCTAGCAATCTTATTTGTTCTTCACAAATGGAGACACTATTTGTGTAACTCCCATTTCATAATTAAGACTGATCATGAGAGTATCAAGCACTTATTACAACAAAGAGAATACACTATGGTGTAGCAGAAGGGATTAACGAAGTTATTGGGCCTGGACTACAGCATTGCTTAGAAGAAAGGTGTCTAGAACAAGGTGGTTGATGCCTTGTCCAGAAGGGATTGGTCCTAACAGGAGTCAGCAGATTGCCACAATATTGGCTCTATCTAGTGCCAACTTGGCTACACGAAGTCATTGATAGTTTTGTTAATGATTCCTCTAATCGGGAAATTATTCCAGCTTTGACCATTGATCTAGCAGCTAAGGAGCATTATGTGTACAATCAGGGGATTCTGAAGTATAAAGGAAGGATTGTCTTAGGTAATCAACATGATCTTAGGCAGAAagtcataatttcttttcatgatTCTTCTATTGGTGGACACTCAAGAATGATGGGCACTTATAATAGAGTAAAGTCTCATTTCTATTGGTCAGGtatgaagaaaaagatatacCAATGGGTGGCCAATTGTGATGTATGCTAGAGGTGTAAAgggaaaaatattatatgtccTCGGTTGTTATAGCCCTTGTCTATTCCTTCACAAGCCTGGCAATCCatttctatggattttattgAGCAACTTCCAAAAGTAGAAGGTAAGAATATTACTATGGTAATTGCAGACAGATTAACTAAGTGTAGTCATTTTTAGCATTATCACATCTTTTTACAGCTCAGAAAGTAGCAGACCTTTTCCCAATGTCTACAAATTACATGGTTTTCCTAAGACCATAATTTCAGATAGGGACAAAATCTTCACAAGCCTATTCAGGCAGGAGTTATTTAAATATGTGGGAGTCCAACTTAACCTCAGCTCAGCTTATCACCCACAATCTGATGGGCAGACTAAGAGAGTAAATAGATTTTTGGAGAATTACCTAAGATGTATGTGTTTTGAGAAGCTAAAATGTTGGAGTAAATTGTTAGCATTGGTTGAGTGGTGGTATAACACCAACTTCCACAGCAGCATTCAAATGACTCCATTTGAAGCATTATAGATTTAAGCCTGAACAATTACCACTGATCCATGACATTACTACCCCAGCAGCTGTAGTAGAAGAGATGCTAATTGACAGGCAACATATGGTGCAGCTGCTAAGGGATCAACTTGCATTAGCTTAACAGATGGCTGATAAGCATAGAAGTGACAAAGAATTTCAGGTTGGAGATATGGTGTTCCTTAAACTACAGCCTTATAGACAGAGTTCAGTGGCAGTGAGAAAATGCTTGAGAATATCTATTAAGTACTTTGAgccatataaaattttagcaaaAGTGGATACAGTTGCTTATAAACTAGAATTGCCTAGTGATTCACAAGTACATTCAGTTTTCATGTGTCCTTTTTGAAGAAACAAGTTGGACCTACTAAACCAATTTGTATGGATTTACCAGCAATTCATTCAAATGGTGGTTTCAAGTTGTTACCTACTATTATTACAAGGgaaatcaaaaggaagaagcAAACGGTTGTTCAAGCCCTAATGGAGTGGTAACCTCAGCCCTACTGATAGTACTTGGGAAGATTACAATTTCTTGAAGTCTCAAATTCTAGAGTTCTCCCTTCAAGACAAGGAAACTCTTAAAGAGGGAGGTAATGTTACATACCCAGCCCAAGTGAATGGAAAATGATTAGCTAGCCAAGAATAATAGCAGCTGTAGTATTTCGTTTATTAGTAAGAAAGCTGTCAATTGTCATTTAgcttatttatcttttagtaAGTTTGTTATACCAGCTGATAGTACAAAAATTGAGGTAGATTCGATAAGATAAGAATGACCTATATAGGCACCACATATTGTATTAAGGGTATCCATAATTTAATACAATCAttattctttctatttttttctgtctctctctctctcctttttctcTATGTTAACTATTGTGTTATGCAACAGTCTTTTTGAAGTATTTATGCATATAGATTTACGCATATAGATTTACTTGACAGTTCTCAGACATATATTAGGTCAAGTATGCTATTTCCTTCGACCACAAATAGACTGCAATATCTAACTTGCCCAACAATGCCAGCTTTCACCACTAATGTCTTGGTTTTCACATAGAGAGTCATGAgcttatcattattattattattattattttatggttCACATGGCTATTTTTGCATGTCAATTAATTCCATGAGCCACCTGCATGTCTTGTTACTAATTTGATACGAAACGACCTTGCTCCACTCTAGACATTAAGTTGGTTTTTCAAACACAAGCCAACATGTCCACCTTGCAAATAGGCTTTCACATCCACCTATCACATGGCTTTGCTTTCCTTGTTTCCTTACATTGTGGGATCTCTTTGGAAAGGTACTAGTCCTGCCCTTGATTAATATATAGCCAAGCTACTTCCTTTGCCTTCTACCCATCACAGCATAAGCATTGAGAACTCCAAAACCAAAGCTCTCCTCAACTTTTTTCTCTAAAACTCTCTTCCGCTATAGAATAATTAACAAGATGATCAGCACCAAGAAGCTCCTCAAATTGGCAAGAAAATGGCAAAAGATGGCTGCTATCAGGAGAAAACAGATCCCTTTGCCAAAAACCATCACACGAATTGATACAAGCAGTTGCAGCGTACCTGCAAAAGCTGAGAAAGGTTGTTTTGTTGTGTACTCTGCAGATCAGCAACAATTTCTGCTACCTTTAGAGTATCTTAACAATGAAATAGTAAGAGAGCTATTCGACATGGCAGAAGAAGTGTTCGGTTTGCCTAGCAATGGACCTCTCACATTACCGTGCGATGCAGAGCTTATGGAATATGCAATTTCTTTGATCAAACAGAAGGTTACTAGAGACATCGAACAAGCATTGCTGACCTCCATAGCTAGCAGTTGTTCATCATCTTTCCATCTCCAACATCAAGCAACAATCCACCATTTACCAATTTGTAGCTTCTGAAATAGATACAATTAGAACTGTAAATATAGATTACAAGTGTACATTAATATACATCATCAAGAATCTCAAAAATTTTGGTCCTATCTAGTTTTTTCTCCATGgaatataaatttcattatCAATATGCTGAAATTTTTTGGTATGGCAAGAAAATGAGACTTGTAATGGAACCCAAAAGGATTCGGTACTTTCACATTGCCTGAAAGTGTATGgactattaaaaaaatgaatttcgTGGATTATGCAATTCCACTAACAAAAATGCTATAGAGCGTCATATCATAATTAGCCATTAAGGTTCAGGaagaagaatatttattttccacaattaaataataattccaGTCATATGTTCACTTGCGTAAGAACCCTGTCTAAGCTTCATTACTGTACGAATGTTTGAAAAACTTGTAATAAagaggaaaacaaaaaaaaattaatgcttACAGAGTTGACCACTTGACCTTACAAAAATGTTAGCAGACGGTTAGGCACATTCTCAAGAAATCAAGAATCTGGAGACATTGTGATCTATGAATCATTAGCAAAACCAATAAGAGTTGCGGAGAAAATGAGGTTAAAAGCCATACTTCAGGAattgcaaaaaagaaaacatcaaTAACTAGGCCAACATAGCGAGCATCTTCTCTGAAGTAACTAACCATGTGCTTCTGCACTGAAAATAGCAATAGAAGATAGATTTTTACCaatcacaaaagaaaaaaaatatccaTTCTAGCTTTCCCTTCAATAGTTTAGATATATATGTGCATACCTCTTCTTATAGTTAGTTAAGATTCCTTGGTTTCTGTTATGTTGCAGTCTTGTGTTCTATATCTTGCGAATTATATACTTACCTATATCtgattttgttaattataCAGAGATGTACAATCACACCAACAAATTCCGTACCTGTACTTATCATAATGGTACAGGGTGATAATGGAAAAAATACATAACGTTGGACAACTCTAGACTGGACTGGCATCTAAATTACAAGCAATTCTGTTCTGATGTGAGGTAGGAACTCCATGTTATCTGTTAGGTAGTTCTTAGATGTATGGGCCCAACTTCCCATCAATGGAGGGGTTTcttgaatgcaaataaattgtTCTTAGAAGTATGGTCATGACCCACTCGCCTAAGCTCCACCTTGCATGGTAGATTATGAACATAAGAAAACATGCCTGACCCGTAATCAATCTCTCACAACCACCTATCACATGGTTTTGATTCCATTCCATGTCCACCTGCATTGTGGGAGCTCACCGGAGTGGATGGTGTCTGGCTTTGGTGAATATATTATCAACCTACTTGCAGTGCCTTCTACCCATCACAAGATTAGCATCCAGATCAAGAATATAAAGGTTCCTCCTCTATTTCTTCTCTTAAAACCCTTTCAATTCAGTTACTAATCTAACAAGATGATCAGTGCCAAGAAGCTCCTGAAATTGGCAAAGAAATGGCAGAAGTTGGCTGCTATCAGGAGAAAACGAATCACATTACCAAACACCATCACAAGTATTGATACTAGCAGTTGCACCACATCTACAAAAGCTGAGAAAGGTTGCTTTGCTGTGTACTCTGCAGATCAGAAACGGTTTCTTCTTCCTGTGGAATATCTTAACaatgaaataatcaaacaGCTATTCGACATGGCAGAGGAAGAGTTTGGATTGCCTAGTAAGGGACCTCTCACATTACCATGCGACGGAGAGCTTATGAAATATGCAATTTCTTTGATCAAACAGAAGGTTACCAGAGAAGTAGAACAAGCGTTGCTGACCTCCATTGCTAGCAGTTGTTCGTCATCTTTCCATCTCCAACATCAAGCAGCGATCCGTGAATTACCAATTTGTAGCTTCTGAAAAGGTGCAATTAGATCTGTAAACATAGATTTATCAAGTGTACATTAATATACATCAACGAGAATCTCAAAATTTTATTCCTGTCTAGTTTTTTCTCCATTAGAATATAACTTTCACTATCGTTATACTGAATTTTTGGTGTTAGACATTggcatttattattttagtatggCCAGAAAATGAGAATCCTGATGGAACCCAAAAGCATTTGGTTCCTTCACATTGGCTGAAAGTGTTTGGACTATTAAAGAAACGAACAATTCATAGATAATTTAGTTCCACATATAGAAAGCCATCCTTCTCTCCCATCAATTTGGGCATAAATGAAATTCTTTGATTGTGCCAAAATTTGCATCTCCCACTCACCCTGCCACCATATATGGCACCAGTCCTCCA
The nucleotide sequence above comes from Ricinus communis isolate WT05 ecotype wild-type chromosome 6, ASM1957865v1, whole genome shotgun sequence. Encoded proteins:
- the LOC8266886 gene encoding auxin-responsive protein SAUR68; amino-acid sequence: MISTKKLLKLARKWQKMAAIRRKQIPLPKTITRIDTSSCSVPAKAEKGCFVVYSADQQQFLLPLEYLNNEIVRELFDMAEEVFGLPSNGPLTLPCDAELMEYAISLIKQKVTRDIEQALLTSIASSCSSSFHLQHQATIHHLPICSF
- the LOC8266887 gene encoding auxin-responsive protein SAUR68, with the protein product MISAKKLLKLAKKWQKLAAIRRKRITLPNTITSIDTSSCTTSTKAEKGCFAVYSADQKRFLLPVEYLNNEIIKQLFDMAEEEFGLPSKGPLTLPCDGELMKYAISLIKQKVTREVEQALLTSIASSCSSSFHLQHQAAIRELPICSF